The DNA sequence GAAAAAATTATTGTGTAGCCACACTAAAAAACCAATTGCTGAAAGAGCCAACGCTCCTAATAACCCTATCATTCGATAAGTAACGCCAGATAGCAATATCATACTAAACATGATTGCAGCAACAACTAATGATGTCCCTAAATCTGGCTGAATGAGGATTAGAACAAATGGCGGCATCCCCACCGCAAGAATAAGGCCAACAACGTAACAATCACTTTTAAACGATTTTTCTCTTGGCTTTTTCGTAATATTAAATAATAAGTGAGCTAAAGCAATAATGACAAATATTTTCACAAACTCTGATGGTTGGAAAGCAATAGGGCCAATCTCTAACCATCTTTGTGCACCTAATCTTTCTTCTCCAAAAAAGTGAACACCAAGGAGTAATAACATTCCTATAGCATAAAGTGGAATGGAAAAGCTTTTAAATACTTCGTAATCAATACTCATGGCTGCAAGCATTAAAAGGGTCCCGATTCCGAACCATATGACTTGTCTTTGTACAAAGTGTAGTGGGTCTAAACTCCATCTATCAGTAACTGCAGCGCTACCTGAATATACTGCCATAAGGCTAATACACATCAGCAAGAATAATAAAAATAATAGGGTAAAATCTAATTGTTGTAACGGTGATTTACGTTCTTGCATTTACTCCACCTTCTAATTTTCACAAATTTATCTAACAGGACGAAGCGGAGTTTTAACTGGTATTTCAGTTTCATCATTTTCATACTCCTCTTCATTTACGAGCTGTTCTTTTCTTTCTCTCTCCACTTTCCTAGATATATTGACTAATATCCCCATAGAAATAAAAGTAACCATTAAAGAAGATCCGCCATAGCTTAAAAATGGGAAAGGAATACCAGTAATCGGTAATACACCACTTACTGCTCCTGCATTAAATATTACTTGAATCGCCAACTGAAATACAATACCAAATGCTAATAACGAACCGAAAGTATCTTTACACCTTGCTCCGATTATGATTCCCCGTGTAATGATTATTAGCATAAATGTAAATACAAATGCTATCCCTATTATTCCTAACTCCTCGCTAATAATCGCTAATATAAAATCGGTATGTGCTTCTGGTAAGTAAAATAATTTTTGAACACTTTGTCCAAGTCCTGCTCCGGATAGCCCACCATGTGAAATAGCAATATAAGATTGAACAAGCTGGTAGCCATCTGTTGCTTCTAATTCAAAAGGATTACGATGACCAATTAAGCGATTTAAACGGTATTCTGCAGAATGCGCATATTGATATAGTCCCCACACTGCTATACTCCCAATCGATACGAGGTGTAAATATCTAGCTCCAGAACAAAATGCAATTAACAGAGCTACCATGACAATAGACGTCGCGGTACCGAGATCTGGTTGTCTCATGATTAGTAGAAATAAAATGACCACTATAAGCAGAGGTGGAAACACGCCTTTTAATGTATTAATGTATGATTGTTTTTGCGAATAGACATATGCTAAATAAATGATTGAGCCTATTTTAACAAATTCAGAGGGCTGAATTTGAAAGCCACCTATACTAAACCAACGAGTCGCACCACCTACTGTTACGCCCATTGTAGGAATAAAAATGAGACCTAGCATAATAAAGCAAGCGAGTACGATGAAAAAAGATAGTTTTTTAAAATGACGATACGGAAAAAACATAAAAAATATAAATAAAATGGACGATACAATAATCCACTGAAGCTGTCTATCAAAAAAGTGTGAAACATTTCCTTGTGTTTCGTATCCTTGAACGAAACTAGCACTATATATCATCACTAGACCGAATACCGAAATTAATGCTACTGCTGTGATTAATACCCAATCTATATAAAGACCCTTATTTTCCTCATGTTCCAAGGAGCTCACCATCCTGATCGCTTTTACTAATTCTTACATTATATCAGATGATCTATCACTCTAAAAGATACTTCACTCTTTACTTTACAACTTATATTACGTACATCTAGCAAATAGGGCAACTTACAAAAAATAAGTGAGGTATGCTATACTGAAGGTTAAGGAGATGATGTTCATGGTTCAAATTAATCTTTGTCCTAAGTTTGAATCTGCATTTGAATTATTAGGTAAGCGTTGGAATGGGTTAATTTTACGAGTTCTATTACAAGGCCCACAACGGTTTAAAGATATATCTGCTGTAATCCCAAGCATGAGTGATAAAATGCTAGTTGACCGTTTAAAACAACTTGAAGAAGCTGGATTAGTAGAGAGAACCGTTTATCCAGAGACACCAGTAAGGATAGAGTACAAACTAACTGAAAAAGGCAAAGCGCTAGAAATTGCAATGAACGAGCTACAAACTTGGGCAGAAAACTGGATATAAGAAAGGTTGAGTCAAAAGGTCGATTTTTTACCTTTTGAGTCAACCTCTAAGCAATGTGCGTAGCCGCCGCAATCCCTTAAAGACCACTATAAGTGGTTTTTTTATAGTGGTCGCGCGGTGAGTGGAGCCATTGCCAAAACTTTTTATAGCTTTTGGGACACCCTCAAGCGGTGAAGAAATGAAGCCACATGTATTTAAAGTAGTAGTGAGTGCTCTTCTCGCTAGTACGCATGGCATCATTTCCAGCGCCAATTCCGCCAAGTGAAGGGAGACTCGAAAAGGTTGATATTTACCTATTGAGTCTCCCTTACTCATTTTATATTAATCTGACGATCTTGCGACACGACGTTTTTTACTCAAAAATTTGAAACGATGACCTAAAATTTGTCCAGCTAATCCAGATCGAACACTTAAGTACCCATATGTGAGTAATCCTGCTACTATCGAAGTAAACAAAATGGTTGCTCCATTTATCCAAGTTTCTAGTGGGAGGATCGCTCCAATAAGATTCCTTACTAAGAAAACGACAAGCGCCATCAAACTAGCAAACATGACGATAAGTAACAGTCTCTTTGCTAAAAATTGATAATCATATTGCGCAAATTTTCCAATTGCCCACACATTCACCCCAATAGCGATGACGTACCCTACTCCTGTAGCTAAAATAGCTCCAGCTGGACCTAACCATACAATCATTAAATAAGTGAAAGTTAATTTAAAAATCAATCCAGCTAATAATGCGATAACAGCATATCTTTGACGATTAATCCCTTGTAATAAAGAAGATGTCACCGCAAATATTGAAAACAAAATTGCTACAGGTGCATAGTACTTAAGCATATATGCGCCAATTTCCATATCTTCTAATCCAAATAATGTTGCATATGCAGAATCAGATAGTAACACGAGACCAACAGACGCTGGAATACTTAAAAACAATATAATTTGATAAGTTTGTGTTATTTGTTTTTGTAAGGTAGCATGCTCTTTATTAATAAACGACTTTGTAACAGTTGGTAAAATCGTCAAGGACATTGCTGTTGCAACAGAAACTGGGATTAATATAAGTTTATGTGCTGCCTGTGCAAATGCACCAAAGTACATATCTACTTCCGTTTGTACATAGCCGATAGCTCGCATTGCTGAGTTAAAAAATAAAATATCTACATTTTGATAAAGCGGTATAGCAAGGCCAACAAATGATATTGGCAAAGCGTATGTTAAAAGCTCTTTATACATTTTTGATAAAGGTATTTGGTGATCCATCGTGCTTGTTTCAATTTGCTTATTGATGTATCCCTTCCTTTTCCACCAATAAATAAGTAGAACTAGAAGTCCACCGAGCGCCCCTACAAAGGCTCCAAATGTAGCAAAACCTACTGCTGTCCCTATTGTACCTTGCCACACTTCAAGAATAATGTAAGTTAATAATAAAATAAAAATGATCCGAATAATTTGTTCAATCACTTGTGAGATTGCAGTTGGCCCCATAGAGCCAAAGCCTTGAAAGTAACCACGTATTAAAGCCATAATTGGAACGATAAGTAAAGCAACACTTACCATTCTAATTGTAAACACACCATCTTGAATCGTATTCCCTTGAAGTTCCCCCGGATCTAGGACATGATTTGCAATTGGTTCCGCAAGTAAAAACAAAATAATAAATGCAATAACGCCGGTAATAGACATCACTATAATTCCAGACTTAAATAACCTTTGTCCTGTTCTATAGTCTCCTAGCGCATTATACTTAGACACAAACTTTGATACAGCGAGCGGTATTCCGAGAGTCGCTAAACTAAGAATTAATGTATATGGACCATATCCATATTGATATAATGCTAGCCCCTCTAAACCTACGATCGCTTTAAACGGAAATATATATATGAGGCCTAACGCTTTAGAAATAATGATACTGGCAGTTAATATCATCGTCCCACGTAAAAGCTGTTTATCTGACATTTTTATTCTCCTACCTTCAATAATATAGACTTAATGTCTATTATGATTCATTCTTATAAAATGAAACGACCTGGTAGCATTTTACCATACTTCTTATGCGAATATCATAATATATCCACACATAACACCGAAAAAGATTCGCACTATCATTATTTTACAAATAACGGAAACCTTTTTTATTTCTTAACGACTATAAAAGAAAAAAGTGTATGTTCGCATCTTTTATGGGCGTACACGAAAGGGGCGTCATTTATGAAAAAATACAGTTTCTATATGCTCGCTTTGTTTAGCCTTTTAACCTCTATTCTTTTTGCTTGTAGTGCTGGTAACAACGACATCTCTTTAGAAGCTAGAGATAGCATGCCAGAAGAGGCTGTTTATGATTATGATGACAGCGATGCTGGATTTTCGGAACTAGAAGGTAGAGCTTTTGATGAACAGAGCGTGGAGACTTCTATTGATGTAGTAGACAGTGTTACTACAGAAAGAATGGTTATTTACACTGGAGATATATCTGTTGAGGTAGAGAGCTACGAGGCTATACAGCAAAAAACACAAGAGTTTGTGCAAAAGGTAGGAGGATATATCGTAGAATCTACACTTTATCATAGTGAACGTGAACAAGCATTTGGTACTTTAACTGTAAGGATACCACAAAATTACTTCCATCCTTTTATGGATGAGCTCGCTTCTGAAAGTACAAAAGTGTTAGATCGTTCTATAAGCGGTAATGATGTAACAGAAGAATATGTTGATCTTGAATCTCGTTTACGATCAAAAAGAACTGTAGAGGAAAGGCTTTTATCCTTTTTAGAAGGTGCAGAGAATACAGAGGATTTATTGAAAATCTCGAATGACTTAGCTAAAGTACAAGAAGAAATTGAACAAGTTACTGGTAGAATGAACTTTTTAGAAAATCATGTTGATTATTCAACCGTGCACATCCATATTAGTGAAAGGCAAATTTCGGTCCCTTCCATTAACGAGGGAGAATCACTTAATACGTGGAAAAAGGCACAGAGTTTATTTATTGATACAATTAACTTTATACTGTCATTCCTCTCAACAGCGACAGTTCTTTTAATTGGCCTTTCACCTGTGCTGCTCCCAGTTATGATAGCTATTTGCATTATCGTTTATGTACAAGTGAGAAAAAGAAAAAACTCTACTAACAATAACGAGTCAGAAGAGAAAAATGAAAATGATAATGATTAACTAACATACTTTTGGAAGGAGTAGCTTTGGGAGTCACATCTCCCTAGCTATCCTTCCTTCATTATTTTCATATATATATGACGATTCCTTGGTCCATCAAATTCACAAAAATAAATACCTTGCCATGTTCCTAAGATTAGATTCCCGTCCTCTATTATCACAACTTGCGAAGCACCAACTGTGCTTGCTTTTAAATGCGAAGCTGAATTTCCTTCAACATGTCTATATTGACGATGTGTCCATGGATATACTTCATCTAGTCGCATGATCATATCATGTTTTACATCAGGATCTGCATTTTCATTAATTGTAATTCCTGCAGTCGTATGGGGACAATAAATATATACGACACCAGAATGAACCCCCTGCTCATTTACGAAGTTTTGTACTTCATTAGTGATATCAAGCATTTCATCTCTCGTATTCGTTTTTAGTGCCATTTTTTTAAGCATGTGTAACCCTCCACATTATCCATCGTTATTTCCCTTGATTTCTAGCATGCTTGTTCGTTGCTTCAACTGCACCTTCGATTATTTGCTGAAAGTTTGCCTCCTCGAGTACTTTTAACCCTTCGGCTGTTGACCCTCCTGGTGAAGCAACTTGAGAAATTAACTGTTCTGGTTCCGAACCACTTTCCAACATCGCAATGGAGCCACTAACCATTTTTGT is a window from the Evansella cellulosilytica DSM 2522 genome containing:
- the rodA gene encoding rod shape-determining protein RodA; its protein translation is MQERKSPLQQLDFTLLFLLFLLMCISLMAVYSGSAAVTDRWSLDPLHFVQRQVIWFGIGTLLMLAAMSIDYEVFKSFSIPLYAIGMLLLLGVHFFGEERLGAQRWLEIGPIAFQPSEFVKIFVIIALAHLLFNITKKPREKSFKSDCYVVGLILAVGMPPFVLILIQPDLGTSLVVAAIMFSMILLSGVTYRMIGLLGALALSAIGFLVWLHNNFFEIFIDIIKPHQLSRIYAWLDPSANIAGDGYQLFHAIQGIGAGQLYGSGLGQGVKTASGDIPELHTDFIFTAIAEDFGFFGATLLIVIYFLLLYRLVIIAFNCNNTFGTYLVAGVVALIVFQVFQNIGMTVGLVPITGLALPFISFGGSALMANMIAIGIALNVNIRTKHYMFGEEE
- the ftsW gene encoding putative lipid II flippase FtsW; amino-acid sequence: MEHEENKGLYIDWVLITAVALISVFGLVMIYSASFVQGYETQGNVSHFFDRQLQWIIVSSILFIFFMFFPYRHFKKLSFFIVLACFIMLGLIFIPTMGVTVGGATRWFSIGGFQIQPSEFVKIGSIIYLAYVYSQKQSYINTLKGVFPPLLIVVILFLLIMRQPDLGTATSIVMVALLIAFCSGARYLHLVSIGSIAVWGLYQYAHSAEYRLNRLIGHRNPFELEATDGYQLVQSYIAISHGGLSGAGLGQSVQKLFYLPEAHTDFILAIISEELGIIGIAFVFTFMLIIITRGIIIGARCKDTFGSLLAFGIVFQLAIQVIFNAGAVSGVLPITGIPFPFLSYGGSSLMVTFISMGILVNISRKVERERKEQLVNEEEYENDETEIPVKTPLRPVR
- a CDS encoding winged helix-turn-helix transcriptional regulator, encoding MVQINLCPKFESAFELLGKRWNGLILRVLLQGPQRFKDISAVIPSMSDKMLVDRLKQLEEAGLVERTVYPETPVRIEYKLTEKGKALEIAMNELQTWAENWI
- a CDS encoding putative polysaccharide biosynthesis protein; amino-acid sequence: MSDKQLLRGTMILTASIIISKALGLIYIFPFKAIVGLEGLALYQYGYGPYTLILSLATLGIPLAVSKFVSKYNALGDYRTGQRLFKSGIIVMSITGVIAFIILFLLAEPIANHVLDPGELQGNTIQDGVFTIRMVSVALLIVPIMALIRGYFQGFGSMGPTAISQVIEQIIRIIFILLLTYIILEVWQGTIGTAVGFATFGAFVGALGGLLVLLIYWWKRKGYINKQIETSTMDHQIPLSKMYKELLTYALPISFVGLAIPLYQNVDILFFNSAMRAIGYVQTEVDMYFGAFAQAAHKLILIPVSVATAMSLTILPTVTKSFINKEHATLQKQITQTYQIILFLSIPASVGLVLLSDSAYATLFGLEDMEIGAYMLKYYAPVAILFSIFAVTSSLLQGINRQRYAVIALLAGLIFKLTFTYLMIVWLGPAGAILATGVGYVIAIGVNVWAIGKFAQYDYQFLAKRLLLIVMFASLMALVVFLVRNLIGAILPLETWINGATILFTSIVAGLLTYGYLSVRSGLAGQILGHRFKFLSKKRRVARSSD
- a CDS encoding DUF4349 domain-containing protein, with the translated sequence MKKYSFYMLALFSLLTSILFACSAGNNDISLEARDSMPEEAVYDYDDSDAGFSELEGRAFDEQSVETSIDVVDSVTTERMVIYTGDISVEVESYEAIQQKTQEFVQKVGGYIVESTLYHSEREQAFGTLTVRIPQNYFHPFMDELASESTKVLDRSISGNDVTEEYVDLESRLRSKRTVEERLLSFLEGAENTEDLLKISNDLAKVQEEIEQVTGRMNFLENHVDYSTVHIHISERQISVPSINEGESLNTWKKAQSLFIDTINFILSFLSTATVLLIGLSPVLLPVMIAICIIVYVQVRKRKNSTNNNESEEKNENDND
- a CDS encoding secondary thiamine-phosphate synthase enzyme YjbQ yields the protein MLKKMALKTNTRDEMLDITNEVQNFVNEQGVHSGVVYIYCPHTTAGITINENADPDVKHDMIMRLDEVYPWTHRQYRHVEGNSASHLKASTVGASQVVIIEDGNLILGTWQGIYFCEFDGPRNRHIYMKIMKEG